In the genome of Salmo trutta chromosome 18, fSalTru1.1, whole genome shotgun sequence, one region contains:
- the LOC115152836 gene encoding brefeldin A-inhibited guanine nucleotide-exchange protein 3-like isoform X4 — translation MDEILSKLQKDASGNKYKAIRNACLFACETLQKQNGSAKVPPSRLRERCLLLLQLALESKNRKLAQTALTGMQKMLSEDRFVSVETEALERQLLSQMLDAVRVTPMLHEDQQVEVMKVLLCITYSSTFEINRDSILRIAEVCIETYRSSCHQRSINTAVRATLSQVLGDLALQLRHRQGVDGEDAPVATHQLRDVSPTTQSLCEDVVTVLTVFCEMLEGVDHENQLLQLLYLECILSMLSNCPPTMHLNRGFTDLIWKQLCPSLVVIMGNPVNDKTITSGHGGGCPVVLDPSLGEVSNQGRGSGCSSTTPTMIGPVLRTICYVAAELVRLVNCVESMKPVLQSLYHRILLYPPPQHRVEAIKIMKEILGSPQCLFDLAGPCVMEPESRKRSFSKRKSHLDLLKLVMDGTTEACMKGGMEACYSSVLCACALLGALDELSHGRGLQSEQARMLLRRLDELKEGAESTRESMEINEADFRWQRHVLSSEHAPWEPSGAEHSPDISISITTDTGQTTLELGQTTSEGEECWEEPRLPSSGGPDADPDPELRPCTREPGAKPGRPPDVVQRSHAVVYPDITNFLSVDTRAHSHCSRYSECNFSVDEGEMSRTDIDSCDQYFMAAEKDSGRSDVSDMGSDNCSLADEEQTPRDCPGHRSLRTAALSLKLLKNQEADQQSARLFVQSLAGLLPRLLGMHSTTDVDTSLQNFSSTFCSSLQAGGIHSPGYEGSENLNCQALMNADGLYLVSYYALLLSLKLCCQDYYRRRPMPVLVSLKEFVGLIQSSGVLVVLSQAWIEELYLKVLDRNLLGEAGYWGSPEEHTLPLITMLTDIDGLGSSAIGGQLIRKANTQSPFSCDKSGSDTLMAGIVFARYILTGCWKNLMDTLSTPLTGRMVGSSKGLAFMLGAEGLKEQSQRERDTVCLSLDGLRKAARLSCALGVAANCACALAQMAAASCVQEEKEERQVGGSGDAITQVKQRVEQKLEQMGRPQGVRLHTAHVLCMEAIFNVGLEMGSHNQDCWPHVFRVSEYVSSLEHSHFSDGSSQATMTITQAQQAVDLGLDLCGEASPDRELALSSQLVIQPQSIQELLRESSRGKDLDRSLMTGTSASKAVCTLSTQADRLFEDSVCKLNLVGLVGFLHQLRKASQSQLFESVTETGDYSLAMPGEAKSTMDRRSALHLFRLGEAMLRIVRNKTRPLLHMMRAWSVVAPHLVEAACHKERHVSQKAVSFIHDVLMEVLTSWAELPHFHFNEALFRPFEHIMQLELCDEDVQDQVVTSIGELVEMCSPQIQSGWRPLFSALRTVHGTDMKDYLIGEYSMGKSQAPVFDVFEAFINTDNIQVFANAATDYIMCLIKFVKGLEVDYKEIGDCVSATGYSSTDLCLPALDYLRKCSQLLAKIYKMPSKPVFLGARLASLPMRAQERSVSSEDGMDCVLAEFDDDTGLIQVWILLLEQLTGVVSNCPWEHQPPTLELLFELLRELTNLPGPGFAIFSVIQLLLPVMSLWLQRSHGDQAYWDIAATNFKHAIGLCCELVVEHIQSFIHSDIGYENLINLMLKDLFKLLVACVAEPAETISRVGCSCIRYVLVTVGPVFTEEMWHLACCSLQDAFSATLEPVKNLLVCFRSGSASSSGDACEVKVAAPSHSPSAEAEYWRIRAMAQQVFMLDTQCSPKTPNNKEGFEHAQSCVLIIELPSDQQSNGHTQKRKIGIPFRTIVVSLLSHQVLLQNLYDILLEEFVKHPGNAEAQKKTTPVSDPRQAGFLRYISMQNLAIIFDLLLDSYRTARDFDARPGLKYLLMKVSGVCGAANLYRQSAMSFNIYFQALLCATLTNQESITAELVKKILYEEDEGSSDSSQQCSSEDEDIFEETAQVSPPRGKEKRKWRATIPSLSIQPVPSADWAWLVKRLHKLCMDLCNNYIQIHLDQENLLDEAVPVLRGDPLFPSTPETPTPSMGGLSSRGTPSDDDVRSHLVETPLEDTHSPTAGYCMENLQHLRGERTDPAGHKKEWWESAGNKLYTIATDKTITKLMMEYKKRKQQQHHTTFVKETKGGEKRGEAGTMRGPESSVPQRPQQLLNPGPMRHSFSAGPEVLRQEIIRSRSSSSSTASSHNVSLRDSEAQIQVWTNMVLTILTQIQLLPDPSFVALQPAMFPCISQLTCHVTDLQVRQAVREWLSRVGRMYDITM, via the exons GTGTGTATCGAGACATACAGGTCCAGCTGTCACCAGCGCAGCATCAACACGGCCGTGAGGGCCACCCTCAGCCAGGTCCTGGGGGACCTTGCCCTGCAGCTCCGACACAGACAG GGAGTGGATGGCGAGGATGCACCAGTGGCCACACACCAGCTCAGAG ATGTGTCTCCCACGACACAGTCCCTGTGTGAGGACGTCGTGACTGTGCTAACCGTCTTCTGTGAGATGCTGGAGGGGGTTGACCA TGAGAACCAGCTGCTCCAGCTGCTCTACCTAGAATGCATCCTGTCCATGCTCAGCAACTGTCCTCCCACCATGCACCTGAACAGAGGCTTCACAGACCTGATCTG GAAGCAGCTGTGCCCGTCATTGGTGGTGATCATGGGAAACCCTGTGAACGACAAGACCATCACCTCGGGCCACGGAGGTGGGTGTCCGGTGGTACTGGACCCCTCTCTGGGCGAGGTGTCTAACCAGGGCCGGGGATCTGGCTGCtcttccaccacccccaccatgATCGGCCCGGTGTTGCGGACCATCTGCTACGTGGCGGCTGAGCTGGTGCGCCTGGTGAACTGTGTGGAGTCCATGAAGCCTGTTCTGCAGTCGCTGTACCACCGCATCCTGCTCTACCCTCCCCCACAGCACCGCGTGGAGGCCATCAAGATCATGAAGGAG ATTCTGGGGAGCCCTCAGTGCTTGTTTGACCTGGCTGGTCCATGTGTAATGGAGCCTGAGTCTAGGAAAAGGTCCTTCTCCAAGAGGAAGTCTCACCTGGACCTGCTCAAACT gGTGATGGATGGAACGACCGAGGCCTGTATGAAGGGGGGAATGGAGGCCTGCTACTCCTCAGTGTTGTGTGCCTGTGCCCTCCTGGGAGCTCTGGACGAGCTGAGTCATGGGCGTGGCCTACAGTCAGAACAAGCCCGCATGCTCCTGCGCCGATTGGATGAGCTGAAAGAGGGGGCAGAATCCACACGGGAGTCCATGGAGATCAACGAGGCGGACTTCCGCTGGCAGCGCCACGTCCTCTCCTCTGAGCACGCCCCCTGGGAGCCCTCCGGTGCGGAGCACAGCCCCGACATCAGCATCAGCATCACCACGGATACGGGCCAGACCACTCTGGAGCTGGGACAGACCACTTCAGAGGGGGAGGAGTGTTGGGAAGAACCCCGACTCCCTTCCTCTGGTGGGCCGGACGCTGACCCCGACCCTGAACTACGCCCCTGTACGAGGGAGCCAGGGGCGAAGCCCGGCAGACCCCCAGACGTGGTGCAGCGCAGCCACGCCGTTGTTTACCCCGACATCACCAACTTCCTGTCCGTGGATACCCGGGCACATTCCCACTGCTCACGCTACAGCGAGTGTAACTTTAGCGTGGACGAGGGGGAGATGTCGCGCACTGACATTGATTCCTGTGACCAGTACTTCATGGCGGCGGAGAAGGACTCGGGCCGCTCGGATGTGTCAGACATGGGCTCTGATAACTGCTCCCTGGCCGATGAGGAGCAGACTCCCAGGGACTGTCCCGGTCATCGCTCCCTGAGGACGGCAGCCCTGTCCCTGAAGCTACTGAAGAACCAGGAGGCTGACCAGCAGAGCGCCCGGCTCTTTGTCCAGTCTCTGGCCGGCCTGCTGCCTCGCCTGCTGGGGATGCACAGCACAACAGATGTGGACACTTCTCTGCAGAACTTCTCCTCCACATTCTGCTCCAGCCTACAGGCGG GTGGCATCCACTCTCCAGGCTATGAGGGCAGTGAGAACCTGAACTGTCAGGCCCTGATGAACGCTGACGGCCTATACCTGGTCTCCTACTATGCCTTGCTCCTCAGCCTCAAACTCTGCTGCCAGGACTACTACCGCAGGAGGCCCATGCCCGTGCTGGTCAGCCTG AAAGAATTTGTTGGTCTCATCCAGAGCAGTGGGGTGCTGGTAGTGCTGTCTCAGGCCTGGATCGAGGAGCTCTACCTCAAGGTGCTGGACAGGAACCTGCTGGGGGAGGCTGGCTACTGGGGCTCACCAGAGGAACACACCTTGCCCCTCATCACCATGCTCACTG ACATTGATGGGCTGGGCAGTAGTGCCATCGGAGGTCAGCTGATCCGTAAGGCCAACACTCAGTCCCCCTTCAGCTGTGACAAGAGTGGCAGTGATACCCTCATGGCAG GCATAGTGTTTGCCCGCTACATCCTGACGGGCTGCTGGAAGAACCTGATGGACACCCTGTCCACCCCCCTGACGGGGCGCATGGTGGGCAGCTCCAAGGGCCTGGCCTTCATGCTGGGCGCTGAGGGGCTGAAGGAGcagagccagagggagagagacaccgTCTGTCTCAGCCTGGATGGACTACGCAAGGCAGCCAGGCTCAGCTGTGCTCTAG GTGTGGCTGCCAATTGTGCATGTGCTCTGGCCCAGATGGCGGCAGCCTCGTGTGtgcaggaggagaaggaggagaggcaggTGGGCGGGTCTGGAGATGCCATCACACAAG TCAAGCAGCGTGTGGAGCAGAAGCTGGAGCAGATGGGACGTCCTCAGGGGGTGCGGCTGCACACGGCCCATGTGCTCTGCATGGAGGCCATCTTCAACGTCGGCCTGGAAATGGGCAGCCACAACCAGGACTGCTGGCCCCACGTCTTCAG GGTTAGTGAATATGTCAGCTCTCTGGAGCACAGCCATTTCAGCGACGGAAGCTCCCAGGCCACCATGACCATCACCCAAGCCCAGCAGGCCGTAGATCTGGGGCTGGATTTGTGCGGCGAGGCCAGTCCGGACAGAGAGCTGGCCCTGAGCAGCCAGCTGGTCATTCAGCCCCAGTCCATCCAGGAGCTGCTGAGGGAGAGCAGCAGGGGGAAAGACCTGGACCGCAGCCTGATGACAGGGACCAGTGCATCCAAGGCCGTCTGCACTCTATCTACACAGGCAGACAG GTTATTTGAGGACTCCGTCTGTAAGCTGAACTTGGTTGGCCTGGTGGGTTTCCTGCACCAGCTGAGGAAGGCATCTCAGTCCCAGCTCTTTGAATCAGTCACTGAGACAGGAGACTATTCCTTAGCCATGCCAG GAGAGGCCAAGTCCACCATGGACAGGCGTAGTGCCCTGCACCTGTTCCGCCTGGGGGAGGCCATGCTGCGGATCGTGAGGAATAAGACCAGACCCCTGCTGCACATGATGAGGGCCTGGAGCGTAGTGGCACCCCACCTGGTGGAG gCTGCCTGCCACAAAGAGCGCCATGTATCCCAGAAGGCTGTGTCCTTCATCCATGATGTTCTGATGGAGGTGCTGACCAGCTGGGCAGAGCTTCCTCACTTCCACTTTAACGAGGCGCTCTTCAGACCCTTCGAACACATCATGCAGCTGGAGCTGTGTGACGAGGACGTGCAGGACCAG GTAGTCACATCCATAGGGGAGCTGGTAGAGATGTGTTCCCCTCAGATCCAGTCTGGCTGGAGACCTCTATTCAGTGCCCTGAGGACCGTGCATGGGACAGACATGAAAGACTACCTGATAGGAGAATACTCCATGG GGAAGTCTCAGGCACCTGTGTTTGATGTCTTTGAAGCGTTTATCAACACAGACAACATTCAGGTGTTCGCCAACGCAGCAACTGACTACATCATGTGCCTTATCAAGTTTGTCAAAGGTTTAG AAGTGGACTATAAGGAGATTGGGGACTGTGTCAGTGCCACTGGCTACAGTTCTACAGACCTGTGCCTCCCTGCTCTGGACTACCTGAGGAAGTGCTCCCAG TTACTTGCCAAAATCTACAAGATGCCTTCTAAGCCAGTGTTCCTGGGAGCCCGGCTGGCCAGCCTGCCCATGAGGGCCCAGGAAAGGTCTGTCAGCAGTGAGGATGGCATGGACTGTGTCCTGGCTGAGTTTGATGATGACACAGGCCTGATCCAGGTGTGGATCCTGCTGCTGGAGCAGCTGACTGGAGTGGTATCTAACTGCCCCTGGGAGCACCAGCCCCCCACCCTGGAACTGCTGTTTGAACTTCTCAGAGAGCTCACCAACTTACCAG GACCGGGCTTTGCCATATTCTCCGTGATCCAGCTTCTTCTTCCTGTGATGTCACTCTGGCTGCAGCGTAGCCATGGTGACCAGGCGTACTGGGACATAGCCGCAACCAACTTCAAGCACGCCATTGGGCTGTGCTGTGAGCTGGTGGTGGAGCACATTCAAAGCTTCATCCACTCAG ATATTGGCTATGAGAATCTGATCAACCTGATGCTGAAGGACCTCTTCAAGCTGCTGGTGGCCTGTGTGGCTGAACCTGCTGAGACTATCTCTAGAGTGGGCTGCTCCTGCATCAG GTATGTGTTGGTGACGGTAGGCCCAGTCTTCACTGAGGAGATGTGGCATCTGGCCTGCTGTTCCCTGCAGGATGCCTTCTCTGCCACCCTGGAGCCTGTCAAG aatCTGCTGGTGTGTTTCCGTAGTGGTTCAGCCAGCTCCTCTGGGGACGCCTGTGAGGTTAAGGTGGCCGCCCCGTCCCACTCCCCCTCTGCTGAGGCAGAGTACTGGAGAATTAGAGCCATGGCCCAGCAG GTGTTTATGCTGGACACCCAGTGCTCCCCTAAAACCCCCAACAACAAGGAAGGCTTTGAGCATGCCCAGTCCTGTGTGCTCATCATCGAGCTCCCATCAGACCAGCAATCCAATGGTCACACTCAGAAAAG AAAAATAGG GATTCCTTTCAGAACTATAGTGGTTAGCTTACTCTCCCACCAAGTGCTGCTCCAGAACCTGTATGACATCCTGCTGGAGGAGTTTGTGAAGCACCCTGGTAATGCTGAGGCCCAGAAGAAGACCACCCCAGTATCTGACCCCAGACAAGCTGGTTTCTTACGCTACATCTCCATGCAGAACCTGGCCATCATCTTCGACCTGCTGCTGGACTCCTACCGCACAGCCCGGGACTTCGACGCACGCCCGGGCCTCAAGTACCTGCTGATGAAGGTGTCTGGGGTGTGTGGCGCTGCCAACCTGTACCGCCAGTCTGCCATGAGCTTCAACATCTACTTCCAGGCCCTGCTGTGTGCCACGCTCACCAACCAGGAGAGCATCACTGCTGAGCTGGTGAAGAAGATCCTGTACGAGGAGGACGAGGGCAGCTCCGACTCCTCCCAGCAGTGCTCTTCTGAGGACGAGGACATCTTTGAGGAGACGGCCCAGGTGAGCCCCCCGCGGGGGAAGGAGAAGCGTAAGTGGAGGGCCACCATCCCCTCACTCAGCATCCAGCCGGTCCCCAGTGCAGACTGGGCCTGGCTGGTCAAGCGGCTGCACAAGCTCTGCATGGACCTCTGCAACAACTACATCCAGATTCACCTGGACCAGGAGAACCTGTTGGATGAGGCAGTGCCTGTCCTCCGGGGAGACCCCCTCTTCCCATCCACCCCCGAGACTCCCACGCCCTCAATGGGAGGCCTTTCCAGCCGGGGAACACCCTCAGACGACGACGTGCGCTCCCACCTGGTGGAGACGCCGTTGGAGGACACCCACAGCCCTACTGCTGGCTACTGCATGGAAAACCTGCAACACCtcagaggggagaggacagaccCAGCGGGCCACAAGAAGGAGTGGTGGGAGAGTGCTGGGAACAAGCTATACACCATCGCCACCGACAAGACCATCACAAAGCTGATGATGGAGTACAAGAAGaggaagcagcagcagcaccatACTACTTTCGTGAAGGAGACcaaggggggagagaagaggggcgAGGCAGGGACCATGAGGGGCCCAGAGTCCTCCGTCCCACAGAGGCCCCAGCAGCTGTTGAACCCGGGGCCCATGAGACACTCGTTCAGTGCCGGGCCAGAGGTGCTGAGGCAGGAAATCATCAGATCCCGCTCCAGTTCCAGTTCTACAGCCAGCTCCCATAACGTCTCCCTCAGAGACTCAGAGGCTCAGATACAG GTGTGGACCAACATGGTTCTGACTATCCTGACTCAGATCCAGCTCCTCCCAGACCCTAGCTTCGTGGCCCTGCAGCCCGCCATGTTCCCCTGCATTAGTCAGCTGACCTGTCACGTGACTGACCTCCAAGTGCGCCAGGCGGTGCGAGAGTGGCTGAGTCGTGTAGGGAGAATGTATGACATCACAATGTGA